In the genome of Paenibacillus pabuli, one region contains:
- a CDS encoding discoidin domain-containing protein, translated as MHNVRSSIKKAWASFLVLSLLLPLLAGIWPSQVYGASNNEGSITLTADNEFTLYFNGKAIGTGNDWSKAYTFPLQIQTGKNVIAVQAKDLGSYAGLLADLSYMDENIVTDFNWKVSDRYVGGWEQPNFEDASWSRATDFGRFGASPWNQITGMPEDTSARWIWAGSSNYNTPITEGYFRISFNVNEDGLAVSNPVQSSGQFEQVDFQLKPTLPMPSLISQKLPVVNAVFETAEEQGSFNLSSQEAAQLGNSLVSGQIFLDQTSARAIKVTNTTSNSGGTLVEYTIPGVEEVFDYYDIPEQEVSLEERNIVMPDPDMVLNAQDLLQSDAVSSQADYSDSSIIRQYHVDDALSPTEESLETLEQNSQTELNQENLANDAAAMQLDDIIRTAGTDDFANCRKSGNEFVCDFKKVLVNQQNANGNKVYVEAGGKLTLITPKVTGKYGFWGNYDLKFTAGEKANIYIKGDAKFKKEVKVPILGFNINAGSLGAVSVGVFLVIGVDGSVTFEFQVDQGYTVTAGVKGKTRVFIPVKIQPYSSVDKYLTVTHKIEGQITAWAGAKAEVGLTIAGKKILEVSVFAGIEGTGKWTSSTDVPSTMSLTIDALVKGEGAVFNKSFKLFELRWNLVKLEKNPTTNPGTGTNLARNAAITVDSTFSGYSAAKINDGDRNTTLGENYSWANDRNSPLPQYVVVDMRAANSINRIDLYTSQGYPIADYDLQYWNGLIWVNLVQVTGNQELMRSHTFSAVNTTKVRVVARKGPSHQPGYVRINELEIYGNPNLARSASITADSTFSGYAVSKINDGDRSTALGGTSSWANGANTPLPQNVTLDLGQSKQVSKVDLYTTQGYVLADYDLEYWNGSSWVSLVKVTANKDTYRTHSFSPVNTSKIRIVCRTGPSHQAGYVRINELEIY; from the coding sequence ATGCACAATGTGCGCTCTTCGATTAAAAAGGCATGGGCTTCATTTCTCGTACTCTCTCTTTTACTACCGCTTCTCGCAGGTATTTGGCCTTCGCAGGTATACGGTGCGTCTAACAACGAAGGTTCAATTACATTAACAGCAGATAACGAATTTACATTGTATTTTAACGGCAAAGCGATCGGTACAGGAAACGATTGGAGTAAAGCATATACTTTCCCCCTTCAGATTCAAACAGGTAAAAACGTCATTGCAGTGCAAGCCAAGGATTTGGGCAGTTATGCGGGGCTGCTCGCTGACCTCAGCTATATGGATGAAAATATCGTAACGGATTTCAACTGGAAAGTGTCCGACCGCTATGTTGGCGGCTGGGAGCAGCCGAACTTTGAAGACGCTTCCTGGTCTCGTGCTACCGATTTCGGTCGGTTCGGTGCATCGCCATGGAACCAGATTACGGGCATGCCAGAGGATACCAGCGCTCGCTGGATCTGGGCAGGCAGCAGCAATTACAACACTCCGATTACCGAAGGTTATTTCCGAATTTCCTTTAATGTGAATGAAGATGGACTGGCTGTCAGCAATCCGGTACAATCGTCCGGTCAGTTCGAACAAGTCGATTTTCAGTTAAAGCCCACACTCCCCATGCCTTCCCTCATCTCGCAAAAACTTCCTGTTGTGAACGCGGTATTTGAGACCGCCGAGGAACAGGGCAGTTTTAATCTGTCCTCTCAAGAAGCCGCCCAGCTGGGTAACAGTCTGGTGTCCGGGCAGATCTTTCTGGATCAAACATCTGCTCGTGCCATCAAAGTAACCAATACGACCAGCAATTCGGGTGGAACGCTCGTTGAATACACTATACCTGGTGTAGAAGAGGTATTTGACTATTACGATATTCCCGAGCAGGAAGTATCTCTGGAAGAGCGTAATATCGTTATGCCTGACCCTGACATGGTGCTAAACGCTCAAGATCTTCTGCAATCTGATGCTGTTTCGTCACAAGCTGACTACAGCGATTCCTCGATCATTCGACAATATCATGTGGATGATGCTCTAAGCCCAACCGAAGAGTCTCTTGAGACGCTGGAGCAGAACAGCCAAACTGAACTGAATCAGGAAAATCTCGCAAATGATGCTGCTGCCATGCAATTGGACGACATCATCCGGACAGCTGGAACAGATGATTTTGCCAATTGCCGCAAATCTGGTAATGAATTCGTCTGTGATTTTAAGAAAGTTCTCGTGAATCAGCAAAATGCCAATGGTAACAAAGTCTATGTAGAGGCAGGCGGCAAGCTTACGTTGATTACGCCAAAGGTAACCGGGAAATATGGATTCTGGGGCAATTATGATCTGAAATTTACAGCTGGCGAGAAAGCCAACATCTACATCAAGGGCGATGCAAAATTTAAAAAGGAAGTCAAAGTCCCCATCCTTGGATTCAACATTAATGCCGGCAGTCTCGGTGCTGTCTCCGTTGGTGTATTTCTCGTTATCGGTGTAGATGGCAGTGTCACGTTTGAATTCCAGGTAGATCAGGGATACACCGTAACTGCTGGAGTCAAAGGGAAAACCCGTGTCTTCATCCCTGTCAAAATCCAACCCTACAGCAGTGTGGACAAATATCTGACCGTTACCCATAAAATCGAAGGACAGATCACTGCCTGGGCAGGTGCCAAAGCTGAGGTGGGTCTGACCATTGCTGGCAAAAAAATTCTGGAGGTGAGCGTCTTCGCCGGCATTGAGGGAACGGGAAAATGGACAAGCAGCACGGATGTGCCAAGCACCATGTCCCTCACCATCGATGCTCTCGTCAAAGGAGAGGGTGCTGTATTCAATAAGTCGTTTAAGCTCTTTGAACTACGCTGGAATCTGGTGAAACTGGAGAAAAACCCAACAACCAACCCTGGCACAGGAACGAACCTGGCACGAAATGCAGCCATAACGGTTGATTCAACCTTCTCGGGGTATTCAGCAGCCAAGATCAACGATGGAGACCGGAATACAACACTCGGTGAAAATTACAGCTGGGCGAACGATCGAAATTCCCCATTGCCTCAATATGTGGTAGTGGATATGCGTGCAGCCAATTCCATCAACCGGATTGATTTATATACCTCACAAGGCTATCCAATTGCGGATTATGATCTACAGTACTGGAATGGCCTAATCTGGGTGAATCTGGTTCAGGTAACAGGCAACCAGGAACTGATGCGGTCACATACGTTTAGCGCGGTAAATACAACCAAAGTCCGTGTTGTCGCTCGCAAGGGGCCAAGCCATCAGCCAGGATATGTACGAATTAACGAACTCGAAATCTATGGCAATCCGAATCTGGCTCGCAGCGCATCCATCACAGCAGACTCCACTTTCAGTGGATATGCCGTATCCAAAATAAATGATGGTGATCGCAGTACAGCACTTGGCGGAACATCAAGCTGGGCCAACGGGGCGAACACGCCTCTACCTCAGAATGTGACGCTGGACCTTGGTCAAAGCAAACAAGTGAGCAAAGTTGATTTGTACACGACACAAGGTTACGTACTGGCTGACTATGATCTCGAATACTGGAACGGATCAAGCTGGGTTTCCCTTGTCAAGGTTACCGCTAATAAAGATACGTATCGAACCCACAGCTTTAGCCCGGTGAACACTTCAAAAATTCGGATCGTGTGTCGCACAGGCCCGTCTCATCAGGCAGGGTATGTAAGGATTAACGAGCTCGAAATCTATTAA
- a CDS encoding YopX family protein, with the protein MREILFRGRRADDKWVFGSLVRGTDDRKVYIFTLDEIEQWTVEPKSVGQYTGLKDKNGKEIYEGDVLKTRSFEVRNPFTGRVTLLCGRFSVVYPGCYRQDIGESVWDCTVMGTEIIGNIYENGDQFPHLLEGRDEA; encoded by the coding sequence ATGAGAGAGATCCTTTTCAGAGGCAGACGAGCAGATGACAAATGGGTGTTTGGTAGCCTAGTGAGAGGTACTGATGATAGAAAAGTGTACATCTTCACACTTGATGAGATAGAGCAATGGACGGTAGAACCTAAATCAGTCGGTCAGTACACCGGACTAAAGGACAAGAATGGAAAAGAGATATATGAGGGAGATGTGCTTAAAACGCGGAGTTTCGAGGTGAGGAATCCGTTCACCGGGCGGGTGACACTCCTCTGCGGGAGGTTTTCAGTGGTGTACCCAGGCTGTTACAGACAGGATATAGGCGAGTCAGTCTGGGATTGCACAGTAATGGGTACTGAGATCATCGGGAACATATACGAGAACGGAGATCAGTTCCCACACTTACTAGAGGGTAGGGATGAAGCATGA
- a CDS encoding phosphoadenosine phosphosulfate reductase family protein has translation MTDTVNIISLSGGKDSTALWLEALEQGVEVVPVFADTGNEHHQTYEYVEYLEQQLGPIRRIKADFSTQIERKRTWVDTKWREEGISEEIIQQALSVLHPTGNPFLDLCVWKGRFPSTKARFCTVELKVRPFFDQIYLPLLEEGKKIVSWQGVRAQESFARSQLPEREDTPEGYEIYRPLIKWTVEDVFAMHDKYGIEPNPLYKLGMGRVGCMPCINVGKMELFEIARRFPEEVERIAQWEETVKLASKRNGASFLASSEGEHIWDKVDWSKTVHGGKQIDLLKSLAFDDVPVCSSQYGLCE, from the coding sequence ATGACTGACACAGTAAATATAATTTCGCTTTCGGGCGGTAAAGATAGCACGGCGTTGTGGCTGGAGGCATTAGAACAAGGCGTTGAAGTAGTGCCTGTCTTCGCTGATACAGGGAATGAACATCATCAAACATATGAGTACGTGGAGTACTTGGAACAGCAACTGGGTCCGATCAGACGGATCAAGGCAGACTTTAGTACCCAGATCGAGCGGAAGAGAACATGGGTGGATACAAAGTGGCGTGAGGAAGGGATATCGGAAGAAATTATTCAACAAGCATTGTCAGTGCTTCATCCAACAGGAAATCCATTCTTGGATCTGTGCGTCTGGAAAGGTCGCTTCCCAAGCACTAAAGCAAGATTCTGCACCGTGGAATTGAAGGTCCGCCCATTCTTCGATCAAATCTATCTGCCGCTGCTGGAAGAAGGAAAGAAGATTGTGAGCTGGCAAGGTGTTCGGGCGCAAGAGAGTTTTGCACGATCTCAGTTGCCGGAAAGGGAAGACACTCCAGAAGGATACGAAATATACAGACCACTTATTAAATGGACGGTAGAAGATGTATTCGCAATGCATGACAAGTACGGGATTGAACCTAATCCTCTATATAAATTAGGCATGGGACGTGTTGGGTGCATGCCATGTATCAACGTAGGGAAGATGGAACTGTTCGAGATTGCCCGGAGATTCCCAGAAGAGGTTGAACGGATCGCCCAATGGGAGGAAACAGTGAAACTGGCTTCCAAACGGAATGGAGCATCCTTCCTTGCCAGCAGTGAAGGCGAACATATCTGGGACAAAGTTGATTGGTCAAAGACGGTACATGGCGGTAAACAGATCGACTTGCTCAAGTCGCTAGCGTTTGATGATGTACCGGTCTGCTCGAGTCAGTACGGACTATGCGAATAA
- a CDS encoding ADP-ribosylglycohydrolase family protein — MLQKDRFQGCFIGLAAGDALGTTVEFSSPGTFEPVTDIVGGGVFGLAPGQWTDDTSMALCLAESLVRKEEFDPGDQMRRYTNWYQVGYMSSTGTCFDIGGATRNALERFEATGEAYSGSTNPMTAGNGSIMRLAPVAMAYANQPDQAIKYAGLSSRTTHAAVESVEACEALASILVAGLRGADKDVMLRPDTCRQWREEKSFSPAIEEVVQGSYRDKAPPEIQGSGYVVRSLEAALWAFYHSSSFEEGALLAVNLGDDADTTGAVYGQIAGAYYGLSSIPSHWREKLALRDTLNELTEALWSKAEAR; from the coding sequence ATGCTGCAAAAGGATCGTTTCCAAGGTTGTTTCATTGGGCTTGCGGCAGGGGATGCACTGGGAACAACAGTGGAATTCAGCAGTCCCGGCACATTTGAGCCGGTTACGGATATTGTGGGCGGCGGGGTATTCGGCCTGGCGCCTGGACAGTGGACGGATGATACGTCAATGGCCCTATGCCTGGCAGAAAGCTTGGTCAGAAAAGAGGAATTTGATCCTGGGGACCAGATGAGACGGTATACGAATTGGTATCAGGTCGGCTATATGAGCAGTACGGGAACCTGTTTTGATATTGGTGGGGCTACTCGTAATGCACTTGAACGTTTTGAAGCGACAGGTGAAGCGTACAGTGGTTCAACGAACCCGATGACCGCAGGGAATGGTTCGATCATGCGGCTGGCACCTGTAGCCATGGCATATGCCAATCAGCCGGATCAGGCAATAAAGTATGCTGGGTTGAGTTCCAGAACAACACATGCCGCTGTTGAAAGTGTGGAGGCATGTGAAGCGCTGGCTTCAATATTAGTTGCAGGACTGCGCGGAGCGGACAAAGACGTCATGTTACGACCTGATACCTGCCGTCAGTGGAGGGAAGAGAAATCTTTTTCACCAGCGATTGAAGAAGTTGTACAAGGATCATACCGGGATAAAGCACCGCCTGAAATTCAGGGGAGCGGCTATGTCGTTCGTTCACTTGAAGCGGCATTATGGGCATTCTACCATTCTTCGAGCTTTGAGGAAGGTGCGCTGTTGGCGGTGAATCTGGGTGATGATGCGGACACCACGGGAGCGGTATACGGGCAAATCGCCGGTGCGTATTATGGATTAAGCAGCATTCCGTCACACTGGCGAGAGAAGCTGGCCTTGCGAGATACACTGAACGAATTGACAGAGGCGTTGTGGTCCAAGGCGGAAGCTAGATAG
- a CDS encoding HNH endonuclease gives MALARKKEKKEVMPWRKNLFAHHNRKEQPKPKRERNTDPDYMTKPKVRAAVIERDGGNWCLLSGVPGPNLQLHRIKYGSQGGKYETDNCVLLSKAMHDVVHSNKKEWMPILQGHVQAMKQGTPELSPIQRITRTHQ, from the coding sequence ATGGCACTGGCACGGAAGAAGGAGAAGAAAGAAGTCATGCCTTGGCGGAAGAACCTGTTCGCACACCACAACCGGAAAGAGCAGCCTAAGCCGAAGAGAGAGCGCAACACAGACCCTGATTACATGACGAAGCCAAAGGTTAGGGCAGCAGTAATAGAGCGCGATGGCGGCAACTGGTGCCTTCTGAGTGGCGTGCCTGGACCTAACCTTCAACTACACCGAATCAAATATGGATCGCAAGGCGGAAAGTACGAAACAGATAATTGCGTCCTGCTCAGCAAAGCAATGCATGACGTGGTACACAGCAATAAAAAGGAGTGGATGCCAATCCTACAGGGCCACGTACAAGCCATGAAGCAAGGGACGCCGGAGTTATCACCAATACAACGCATAACCCGGACCCACCAATAA
- a CDS encoding MFS transporter has protein sequence MRKTESATTESEVTKSAKRGAFPLSLLCLTVGAFAIGMTEFIIMGLLPNVATDLNVSIPQAGQLITGYALGVAVGAPVLTVFTHKIPQKKLLVLLMCIFIIGNALSVIAPTYGLLISARILTAFAHGTFLGVGSLMATRLVAPERRAGAVSVVLAGLTIANIIGVPFGTFIGQQLGWRSSFGAITILGIISLIGIIRFIPVIEQGPPANLGQQFRNLVRPQVLLILLIGAMGCGSLFTVFTYITPMLVDISGFAEQSVTWILVLFGVGVTLGNMLGGRLADWKLMPSLMINFGILAVLLAALTLTLNNPYLAVITIFCWGVAAFGIMPGLQIRIMNMTREAPLLATTSSHSAFNLGNAGGAYLGGFAITHTGLISVPLYAAVIAAFGLLGLLVSVTMERKTRLPDIADAVDTAPVN, from the coding sequence ATGCGTAAGACAGAATCAGCTACAACGGAATCGGAAGTTACGAAATCTGCTAAACGAGGGGCGTTTCCCTTATCCCTTTTATGCCTGACGGTAGGGGCTTTTGCCATTGGTATGACAGAATTTATTATTATGGGCCTTCTGCCCAATGTGGCAACCGATTTGAATGTGAGCATTCCCCAAGCAGGACAGTTAATTACGGGTTACGCGCTTGGTGTGGCGGTGGGTGCGCCCGTACTAACCGTGTTCACTCACAAGATTCCGCAGAAAAAGCTGCTGGTACTGCTGATGTGTATTTTTATCATCGGTAACGCGTTATCTGTTATTGCACCAACTTACGGGCTGCTGATCTCGGCACGTATTCTGACGGCATTCGCCCACGGTACGTTTCTGGGTGTAGGCTCGCTGATGGCAACACGATTGGTTGCACCGGAGAGAAGGGCAGGGGCGGTATCCGTAGTCCTGGCTGGGCTAACGATTGCCAATATTATTGGTGTGCCGTTTGGTACATTTATCGGGCAGCAGCTGGGATGGCGGTCATCGTTTGGAGCCATTACGATTTTGGGTATTATCTCATTAATTGGGATCATTCGGTTCATTCCGGTCATCGAGCAGGGACCACCTGCTAACCTGGGTCAGCAATTCCGGAATCTGGTTCGTCCCCAGGTGTTATTAATTTTGCTGATTGGTGCGATGGGTTGTGGAAGTCTATTCACAGTGTTCACCTATATAACGCCAATGCTTGTTGATATTAGTGGATTTGCCGAGCAGAGCGTAACCTGGATTCTGGTGTTATTCGGAGTTGGCGTTACACTGGGCAATATGCTTGGCGGTCGTCTTGCGGACTGGAAGCTGATGCCCTCCCTGATGATTAACTTCGGAATATTGGCAGTTCTGCTGGCAGCCTTAACGCTGACGCTGAACAATCCGTATCTGGCGGTAATCACCATATTCTGCTGGGGTGTTGCGGCTTTTGGTATTATGCCAGGACTGCAGATTCGAATCATGAATATGACCCGCGAAGCGCCGCTGCTGGCGACAACATCAAGTCATTCGGCTTTTAATCTGGGTAACGCAGGTGGTGCCTATTTAGGCGGGTTTGCAATTACACATACGGGGCTTATCTCGGTACCGTTGTATGCAGCAGTCATAGCCGCATTTGGATTGCTGGGATTACTCGTTAGCGTGACGATGGAACGCAAAACGAGACTGCCGGATATCGCAGACGCTGTGGATACAGCCCCAGTAAATTAA
- a CDS encoding helix-turn-helix domain-containing protein, whose protein sequence is MLSERLLELRKERRLTQQEISKLLKMARTTYSGYENGTREPDNETLNKIADFLEVSVDYLLGRTDQKKQVLSEPSRALIDSLNLTDEEIMKNIRFEVDGIELEEDDVKRFIGLVRLERSMRKKRPLGHESE, encoded by the coding sequence TTGCTTAGTGAAAGACTGTTGGAGCTAAGAAAAGAAAGAAGATTAACACAACAAGAAATCTCTAAATTATTGAAAATGGCTAGAACTACTTACTCTGGGTATGAGAACGGTACGAGGGAGCCAGACAATGAAACATTAAATAAGATTGCGGATTTCCTTGAAGTGTCAGTGGATTACTTATTGGGAAGAACAGATCAAAAAAAACAGGTCCTATCGGAGCCATCAAGAGCATTGATTGACTCACTGAACCTGACAGATGAAGAAATTATGAAGAATATTCGGTTCGAAGTGGATGGTATTGAGCTTGAAGAAGATGATGTCAAAAGATTCATTGGGCTTGTGAGACTCGAAAGATCTATGAGGAAGAAACGCCCTTTGGGCCATGAATCAGAGTAA
- a CDS encoding LytTR family transcriptional regulator DNA-binding domain-containing protein, translating to MDIIGVKMHGRKDDDSDFVLISLEEDVNFIEPWQISNNSGRTLAYHTKSGSYLAIDLIRDAKKAYKPYGFESFDSSTIVNKSKVKEIEPTESGSLIHFFDGSRVHVRKKFK from the coding sequence TTGGATATTATTGGAGTAAAAATGCATGGAAGAAAGGACGACGATTCAGATTTTGTTCTAATTTCGCTGGAGGAAGACGTTAATTTCATCGAACCATGGCAGATTAGTAACAACTCGGGGCGCACATTGGCTTATCATACGAAATCGGGATCTTATCTTGCTATTGATCTTATAAGGGATGCTAAAAAGGCATACAAACCATATGGATTTGAGTCTTTTGACAGTTCCACCATCGTAAATAAATCAAAAGTTAAGGAAATTGAACCAACCGAATCGGGCAGTTTGATACACTTTTTCGACGGATCGCGTGTTCATGTTCGTAAAAAGTTCAAGTAA
- a CDS encoding helix-turn-helix domain-containing protein: MVYKPGRCLLTKRLREIRRSQQWLSEVTGIPKSSVSEYSTNRRTMSLATAMTIAAAVGCYIDDLYERIEVSSD; this comes from the coding sequence ATGGTCTATAAACCTGGTCGTTGCCTGCTGACAAAGAGATTGCGCGAAATCAGACGTTCTCAACAGTGGTTAAGTGAAGTAACTGGTATTCCAAAGTCTTCAGTTTCTGAATACTCCACTAATAGAAGAACGATGTCTTTAGCAACCGCTATGACCATTGCCGCGGCAGTTGGTTGCTATATAGATGATTTGTACGAGCGTATCGAAGTCAGCAGCGATTGA
- a CDS encoding helix-turn-helix transcriptional regulator — MRHWLVQMRKAKGLTQNDAAKQSGISRSYYAEIEQGRKDASGRAAKLISATLGFDMNLFFADVGRETSQKPKKTA; from the coding sequence ATGCGCCACTGGCTAGTACAAATGCGTAAAGCTAAAGGACTAACACAAAATGACGCAGCTAAACAATCCGGTATTTCTAGGAGTTATTATGCTGAGATTGAACAGGGACGCAAGGATGCAAGTGGACGAGCAGCAAAACTTATTTCTGCGACATTAGGCTTTGATATGAATCTTTTTTTTGCAGATGTTGGACGCGAAACGAGTCAAAAACCAAAAAAAACAGCTTAA
- a CDS encoding phage antirepressor: MNQVIPFMYGAVEVKTININNEPWFLAKDICDVVDIKNTAQALDGLDEDEKLVYAVHISGQSRDSWFVNEPGLYTLIIRSRKPEAKKFKRWITHEVIPSIRKHGAYMTDNTIEKVVTDPDFLIQLANALKLEQTARKAAEQRALEQERTIKEQETPVAIYNLAIAANNSMSMQEVAKSLNTGRTRLYRILREEGIIMKDSTLPYQRYIEAGYFKVVERPRASGDSIVNDPATRVMAKGFDFIARLLQKIANRNQEAI, translated from the coding sequence ATGAATCAAGTAATCCCTTTTATGTACGGCGCCGTAGAAGTCAAAACAATAAACATCAACAATGAACCTTGGTTTCTAGCAAAAGATATATGTGATGTGGTGGATATTAAAAACACAGCACAAGCACTTGATGGATTGGACGAAGATGAAAAGCTGGTATATGCAGTACATATATCAGGTCAAAGCAGAGACTCTTGGTTTGTAAATGAGCCTGGGCTTTACACCTTGATTATCCGGAGCCGCAAACCAGAAGCAAAAAAGTTTAAACGTTGGATCACACATGAAGTCATTCCATCGATTAGAAAACATGGAGCGTACATGACAGATAATACAATTGAAAAGGTAGTAACTGATCCTGACTTTCTTATTCAACTTGCGAACGCTCTTAAATTGGAACAGACAGCACGCAAAGCTGCAGAACAAAGAGCGCTTGAGCAAGAACGGACTATCAAAGAGCAAGAAACTCCAGTTGCCATTTACAATCTTGCTATTGCAGCTAACAACTCAATGTCAATGCAGGAAGTTGCAAAATCTCTTAACACTGGCAGAACGAGACTTTACAGAATTCTACGAGAAGAAGGGATCATCATGAAAGATTCCACTCTGCCTTATCAACGATACATCGAAGCAGGATATTTCAAAGTAGTAGAACGCCCTCGCGCAAGTGGAGATTCGATTGTTAACGATCCTGCGACCAGAGTGATGGCTAAAGGATTTGATTTCATTGCTAGACTGCTTCAAAAAATCGCAAACCGTAACCAAGAAGCAATCTAA
- a CDS encoding YopX family protein, giving the protein MNIKVPRAWYKPLGVMIQPESVESINFETKVIGVYMEMDGRGFHRLRLSDFELMWPVGIPDMNGKAMYQKDIMKVPDLYETPENTQMTYHNALIDFSSYTFWLGNDPLYEDADYISAECEIIGNVYENPELAPKEGADTE; this is encoded by the coding sequence ATGAATATAAAAGTACCGCGTGCATGGTACAAACCGTTGGGCGTTATGATTCAACCGGAGAGTGTGGAAAGCATCAACTTTGAAACGAAGGTTATCGGAGTGTACATGGAAATGGACGGCAGAGGATTCCACCGTCTCCGGCTGAGTGACTTTGAACTGATGTGGCCTGTTGGAATTCCTGATATGAACGGAAAGGCAATGTATCAAAAGGACATCATGAAGGTGCCTGATCTTTACGAAACACCAGAAAATACCCAAATGACTTACCACAATGCACTTATCGACTTTAGCTCTTATACATTCTGGCTCGGCAATGACCCATTATATGAAGATGCAGATTACATCTCAGCAGAATGCGAAATCATCGGAAATGTCTATGAAAACCCGGAGTTGGCTCCCAAGGAAGGAGCGGATACAGAATGA
- a CDS encoding GNAT family N-acetyltransferase, protein MRERKIREIRVTDVHDIYLLNQEFNPNLHEFSEQQVKEKIEVITTKTNDKILVCEQNNEVIGYIHGSPYELLFANSLLNILGFVVKEKARNQGTGSLLIASLEQWGKNNGYSGIKLLSHPSRIPAHRFYEHRGYVFTKDQKNFIKTFE, encoded by the coding sequence ATGCGAGAAAGAAAGATTAGGGAGATCAGGGTGACGGATGTTCATGATATTTATTTGTTGAATCAGGAATTCAACCCGAATCTGCATGAATTTTCCGAGCAGCAAGTTAAGGAAAAGATAGAGGTCATTACAACGAAAACTAATGATAAGATTTTGGTATGTGAGCAGAATAACGAGGTCATTGGCTATATTCATGGAAGTCCATATGAGTTGCTTTTTGCCAACTCTTTACTAAATATTCTGGGCTTTGTTGTGAAGGAAAAGGCTAGAAATCAGGGTACAGGCAGCCTGTTGATAGCGTCTCTTGAGCAATGGGGAAAGAATAACGGGTACTCCGGGATTAAATTACTGTCTCATCCAAGTCGAATCCCGGCTCACCGATTTTACGAACATCGTGGATATGTATTTACAAAGGATCAGAAAAATTTTATTAAAACATTTGAATAA
- a CDS encoding Rad52/Rad22 family DNA repair protein: MKRLQEPFPPEEIEWRVGSTNGDKTKGIALAYVTNRAIQNRLDEVFGVFGWRNEYREWKEKSQLCGISVKVEGEWITKWDGADDSNMEAVKGGLSDAMKRAAYQWGIGRYLYKLENMWVPIKAAGRSHVLVSEPQLPSWALPEGFQYNGKRQAPEPPPPQTESEPATQQTKKTNNNQDTTPTSMLISAAQIKYSHRIKNDKRIPDDDFKLMVSQVGNGKDSIKDLTKKEASVLINQLNEYPAGA; encoded by the coding sequence ATGAAGAGACTACAAGAACCTTTCCCACCGGAGGAAATTGAGTGGCGTGTAGGGTCTACCAATGGAGACAAAACAAAAGGAATTGCCCTTGCTTATGTAACCAACCGTGCCATACAGAACCGGCTTGACGAGGTGTTCGGCGTGTTTGGATGGCGCAATGAGTACCGCGAATGGAAAGAGAAAAGCCAGTTGTGCGGTATCAGCGTGAAGGTTGAAGGTGAGTGGATCACCAAGTGGGACGGAGCTGACGACAGCAATATGGAAGCTGTAAAAGGTGGATTGTCGGATGCCATGAAGCGTGCAGCCTATCAATGGGGAATCGGCAGGTACTTGTACAAGCTGGAAAACATGTGGGTTCCAATTAAGGCGGCGGGTCGATCACACGTACTTGTATCCGAACCTCAATTGCCATCATGGGCATTGCCAGAAGGATTCCAATACAACGGAAAGAGACAAGCTCCTGAGCCACCACCGCCACAAACAGAGTCTGAACCGGCAACTCAACAAACAAAAAAGACGAATAACAACCAAGATACAACACCTACAAGCATGCTTATAAGCGCAGCGCAGATCAAATACAGCCACCGTATAAAGAACGATAAGCGCATACCGGACGATGATTTCAAACTGATGGTTAGTCAGGTTGGTAACGGAAAAGACAGTATCAAGGATCTGACCAAAAAGGAAGCCAGCGTTCTGATCAACCAACTGAACGAATATCCAGCAGGAGCGTGA